In the genome of Nocardioides marmoribigeumensis, one region contains:
- a CDS encoding SseB family protein, translated as MSAPVFPDPWDFLTAWVLVVADGSGRLQLLQDPDGGTTLPVRTDLEEAQRRLPPGHRLLQAPVGELLAGLPEGVSVSVDPGSESGMHVPADLVVGLRRLLAPVPDGSSVGPWTDLPADVSRRLAGSTAQGVQVWALAVDVPDGPRLGLLVHDVAHDDQEARGAAEGALLGALEGREPSDLGVAGVRVAGLDQLPADAADLVTGGGVPPLSVAG; from the coding sequence ATGAGTGCCCCCGTGTTTCCCGACCCCTGGGACTTCCTGACCGCCTGGGTGCTGGTGGTCGCCGACGGCTCCGGTCGTCTGCAGCTGCTCCAGGACCCCGACGGCGGCACGACGCTCCCGGTCCGCACCGACCTCGAGGAGGCCCAGCGCCGGCTGCCGCCCGGTCACCGCCTGCTGCAGGCGCCGGTGGGCGAGCTCCTCGCGGGACTCCCGGAGGGGGTCTCGGTCTCGGTGGACCCGGGCTCCGAGTCCGGCATGCACGTGCCGGCCGACCTGGTGGTCGGCCTGCGCCGGCTGCTCGCGCCGGTGCCCGACGGGTCCTCGGTCGGGCCGTGGACCGACCTGCCCGCGGACGTCTCCCGGCGCCTCGCGGGCTCGACCGCCCAGGGCGTCCAGGTCTGGGCGCTCGCGGTCGACGTCCCCGACGGGCCCCGCCTGGGCCTGCTGGTCCACGACGTCGCCCACGACGACCAGGAGGCGCGCGGCGCGGCCGAGGGTGCGCTGCTCGGCGCGCTGGAGGGACGCGAGCCGAGCGACCTCGGGGTCGCCGGAGTGCGGGTCGCCGGACTCGACCAGCTGCCGGCGGACGCGGCCGACCTCGTGACTGGTGGCGGCGTGCCGCCGTTGTCCGTGGCGGGCTGA
- a CDS encoding type VII secretion target, with protein sequence MPDLSVDVSGLRTLASTIRSVRSTLDATRSVVEAARDDVGDGRVYDALDAFENHWDDGRGQIDKNIEAMGEILAESAGAYEKTDAELATQLTEQMDRR encoded by the coding sequence GTGCCCGACCTGTCCGTTGACGTGAGCGGCCTCCGCACGCTCGCGAGCACCATCCGCTCCGTGCGCTCGACCCTCGATGCCACGCGCTCGGTCGTCGAGGCCGCCCGCGACGACGTCGGCGACGGCCGGGTGTACGACGCGCTGGACGCGTTCGAGAACCACTGGGACGACGGACGCGGCCAGATCGACAAGAACATCGAGGCGATGGGCGAGATCCTCGCCGAGTCCGCCGGCGCCTACGAGAAGACCGACGCCGAGCTGGCCACCCAGCTCACCGAGCAGATGGACCGGCGGTGA
- a CDS encoding putative T7SS-secreted protein, producing the protein MARPTDWWVLDLEGDPTPGSPAAVRRMARTWSVVADDAAWGERRLRQLMGDEALGRWIGEAGDAFRSKTEDLPGQLGKCADSYGRASDALSWWAGRLETHQHDADAALDRGRAAHADLEEAKRRAAAAASSLSHASGAAVLTDPSLTPTPEQVRDARARLHSAQAARSSADAAVSAAQSRLDAARRLALDAKHLRESDGRTTAERIHDAAEAGIPERSRWDKLKDWAGEAWHVVVQIAKVVVAVLGVVALIIGGPLAWVVFAAALVLLADAIAKYMKGEGSLWEVGLALLGCIPGTKGLTTLAELRAAFALGGLAKAGGLVGGRLVTMGRQMAAQADVIRTGFVPGMRAVVRVLGNDAGLSVIWSRAARLRTTSAFMEAATPYASSVSQARLWQGAAPYPGIDRYVPTVLQPGSRIEAGAGGLGFYATEAGTAERMGYSAPAVWEHLQVGPGPAGTQFAGYRGHMVPLEVNNPIDAATGVVHANPHFGSGGGTQYFLDINQGLATGDLSLLDRAGNVVDIPAGASRGDIGTIVNSHLGNGSLGVRLHDTTTVGPGILDTSQAGHLHEVPNGFRTGARGTGYVGDTAFATQD; encoded by the coding sequence ATGGCGCGGCCGACCGACTGGTGGGTGCTGGACCTGGAGGGCGACCCCACGCCGGGGTCTCCCGCCGCCGTACGCCGGATGGCGCGCACGTGGTCGGTCGTCGCCGACGACGCGGCGTGGGGTGAGCGCCGGCTGCGTCAGCTGATGGGCGACGAGGCGCTGGGCAGGTGGATCGGCGAGGCCGGTGACGCGTTCCGGTCCAAGACCGAGGACCTGCCGGGCCAGCTGGGCAAGTGCGCCGACTCCTACGGCCGGGCCTCCGACGCGCTGTCGTGGTGGGCCGGCCGCCTCGAGACCCACCAGCACGACGCCGACGCGGCGCTGGACCGCGGGCGTGCGGCGCACGCCGACCTCGAGGAGGCCAAGCGGCGGGCCGCCGCTGCGGCGTCCTCGCTGTCGCACGCCTCCGGTGCGGCGGTGCTGACCGACCCGTCGCTCACCCCGACCCCCGAGCAGGTGCGCGACGCCCGCGCGCGGCTGCACTCGGCGCAGGCGGCGCGGTCCTCGGCCGACGCGGCCGTGTCCGCGGCGCAGTCGCGGCTCGACGCCGCGCGGCGGCTCGCGCTCGACGCCAAGCACCTGCGCGAGTCCGACGGGCGCACGACGGCCGAGCGCATCCACGACGCGGCGGAGGCCGGCATCCCGGAGCGGTCACGGTGGGACAAGCTCAAGGACTGGGCCGGCGAGGCGTGGCACGTGGTCGTGCAGATCGCCAAGGTCGTCGTGGCGGTCCTCGGCGTGGTCGCCCTCATCATCGGCGGGCCGCTGGCGTGGGTCGTGTTCGCCGCCGCCCTGGTGCTGCTGGCCGACGCGATCGCGAAGTACATGAAGGGCGAGGGCTCCCTGTGGGAGGTGGGTCTCGCGCTGCTGGGCTGCATCCCCGGCACCAAGGGGCTGACCACGCTGGCCGAGCTGCGGGCGGCGTTCGCGCTCGGTGGGCTCGCCAAGGCCGGCGGCCTGGTCGGCGGTCGACTGGTGACGATGGGCCGGCAGATGGCCGCGCAGGCCGACGTGATCCGCACGGGCTTCGTGCCCGGCATGCGCGCGGTCGTCCGCGTCCTGGGCAACGACGCCGGGCTCTCGGTGATCTGGAGCAGGGCGGCGCGGCTGCGCACGACCTCGGCCTTCATGGAGGCCGCGACGCCCTACGCCTCCAGCGTCAGCCAGGCGCGGCTGTGGCAGGGCGCGGCGCCCTACCCCGGCATCGACCGCTACGTCCCGACCGTGCTGCAGCCGGGCAGCCGCATCGAGGCCGGAGCCGGTGGGCTGGGCTTCTACGCGACCGAGGCCGGCACCGCCGAGCGCATGGGCTACTCCGCGCCGGCCGTCTGGGAGCACCTGCAGGTGGGCCCCGGGCCGGCCGGCACCCAGTTCGCCGGCTACCGCGGCCACATGGTGCCGCTCGAGGTGAACAACCCGATCGACGCGGCCACCGGGGTCGTCCACGCCAACCCGCACTTCGGCTCGGGCGGCGGCACCCAGTACTTCCTCGACATCAACCAGGGCCTGGCCACGGGCGACCTGTCCCTGCTGGACCGGGCGGGCAACGTCGTCGACATCCCGGCCGGCGCGAGTCGCGGCGACATCGGCACGATCGTCAACAGCCACCTCGGCAACGGGTCCCTCGGGGTGCGGCTGCACGACACGACCACGGTCGGTCCTGGCATCCTCGACACGTCACAGGCCGGTCACCTCCACGAGGTGCCCAACGGGTTCCGCACGGGAGCCCGCGGGACCGGCTACGTCGGCGACACCGCCTTCGCGACCCAGGACTGA
- a CDS encoding WXG100 family type VII secretion target, with translation MSNLNVTYEEMHSAAAKLKAGRSEIEGQLAKLKSMIDGLVSGGYVTDKSSKAFQTSYEEFNTGVNKTIEGLDGMGEYLSQAAKALQDTDEQLASALNK, from the coding sequence ATGTCGAACCTGAACGTGACCTACGAGGAGATGCACTCCGCCGCCGCCAAGCTCAAGGCCGGGCGCTCGGAGATCGAGGGCCAGCTCGCCAAGCTCAAGAGCATGATCGACGGGCTGGTCTCCGGTGGCTACGTCACCGACAAGTCCTCGAAGGCGTTCCAGACCTCCTACGAGGAGTTCAACACCGGCGTCAACAAGACCATCGAGGGTCTCGACGGCATGGGCGAGTACCTCTCCCAGGCCGCCAAGGCGCTGCAGGACACCGACGAGCAGCTGGCCTCGGCGCTCAACAAGTGA
- a CDS encoding TadE/TadG family type IV pilus assembly protein, translated as MRPGRRTPHARTESGASALELSFLAPGLIFLIFLVIQAGLFFYGRTVAIQAAREGVSQLRLAQTRDVYDDIRRDVKRNTESYALSVGREALLSPVATSSYDEGAGRVTMDVQGEVITLVPGLQLRATAHAEGAVERFEPDQAAP; from the coding sequence ATGCGTCCGGGACGTCGTACTCCGCACGCTCGCACCGAGTCCGGTGCGAGCGCGCTGGAGCTGTCGTTCCTGGCGCCCGGCCTGATCTTCCTGATCTTCCTGGTGATCCAGGCCGGCCTGTTCTTCTACGGCAGGACGGTCGCCATCCAGGCAGCACGTGAGGGGGTCTCCCAGCTGCGGCTGGCCCAGACCCGGGACGTCTACGACGACATCCGCCGGGACGTGAAGCGCAACACCGAGAGCTATGCCCTCTCCGTGGGCCGTGAGGCGCTGCTCAGCCCGGTCGCCACGTCGTCGTACGACGAGGGCGCGGGCCGGGTGACGATGGACGTGCAGGGCGAGGTGATCACGCTCGTGCCGGGCCTGCAGCTGCGGGCCACGGCCCACGCCGAGGGCGCGGTCGAGCGCTTCGAGCCCGACCAGGCGGCGCCATGA
- a CDS encoding TadE/TadG family type IV pilus assembly protein, with protein MSRRDERGSMAIEMAIIIPSLLLIFGLIYAYGRAAQVNGTLESGTRDAARSATIARSYDEAKDRARRVVDAAIVDLPRSCRQSVRVTVSDNFVPGEPITVDAECDYALSDLGLPGAPGDITARSSFTSMLDPYRGLE; from the coding sequence ATGAGCCGGCGCGACGAACGCGGCTCGATGGCGATCGAGATGGCGATCATCATCCCGTCCCTGCTGCTCATCTTCGGCCTGATCTACGCCTACGGCCGGGCCGCCCAGGTCAACGGCACGCTGGAGTCCGGCACGCGCGACGCGGCGCGCAGCGCGACGATCGCCCGGTCCTACGACGAGGCCAAGGACCGCGCCCGGCGTGTGGTCGACGCGGCGATCGTCGACCTGCCGCGCTCGTGCCGGCAGTCGGTGAGGGTGACCGTCTCGGACAACTTCGTGCCCGGCGAGCCGATCACGGTGGACGCGGAGTGCGACTACGCGCTGTCCGACCTGGGGCTCCCGGGGGCGCCGGGTGACATCACCGCGAGGTCGTCGTTCACCTCCATGCTCGACCCCTACCGGGGGCTGGAGTGA
- a CDS encoding CpaF family protein, which yields MSEQRLATRTADPMLVRRLRSQVADRLNQQRRSDEVLGRTPMSAEDERQFARSLIVQVLEDYARGEITDGRTPPTAEEEEVVASAVHAALFGVGRLQPLLENPEVENIDINGYDRVFVQYADGREELADPVADSDEELIELIQILASSVGLASRPFDSANPQLDLRLPDGSRLSAVMAVCARPSISLRRARLGKVSLDDLVGNGTMTAQVASFLKAAVRARKNIMIAGSTNSGKTTLLRALAGEIPPHERLITVERAMELGLDKFEDAHPNVVAFEERLPNSEGLGGVTMAELVRRSLRQNPSRVIVGEVLGDEIVTMLNAMSQGNDGSLSTIHANSSLEVFNRIATYALQASERLPVEATHMLISGSINFVVFLRKRNDYHAGGGMSRVVESIREVTGVDGRVLSSEVFTVGRDGQAVPHATISCIDDLVEHGYESDTLARWG from the coding sequence ATGAGCGAGCAGCGACTGGCGACCCGCACCGCCGACCCCATGCTCGTGCGGCGGCTGCGCAGCCAGGTGGCCGACCGGCTCAACCAGCAGCGCCGCAGCGACGAGGTCCTGGGCCGCACCCCGATGTCGGCCGAGGACGAGCGGCAGTTCGCCCGCTCGCTCATCGTGCAGGTGCTCGAGGACTACGCCCGCGGTGAGATCACCGACGGACGCACCCCGCCGACCGCCGAGGAGGAGGAGGTCGTCGCCTCCGCCGTCCACGCGGCGCTGTTCGGTGTCGGCCGGCTCCAGCCCCTGCTGGAGAACCCCGAGGTCGAGAACATCGACATCAACGGCTACGACCGCGTCTTCGTGCAGTACGCCGACGGCCGCGAGGAGCTGGCCGACCCCGTCGCCGACAGCGACGAGGAGCTGATCGAGCTGATCCAGATCCTCGCCTCGAGCGTCGGCCTGGCGTCACGTCCCTTCGACTCGGCCAACCCGCAGCTCGACCTGCGCCTGCCCGACGGCTCGCGCCTGTCGGCGGTGATGGCGGTCTGCGCGCGGCCGAGCATCTCGCTGCGGCGGGCCCGGCTGGGCAAGGTCAGTCTCGACGACCTGGTCGGCAACGGCACGATGACCGCGCAGGTCGCCTCGTTCCTCAAGGCCGCGGTCAGGGCGCGCAAGAACATCATGATCGCGGGCTCGACCAACTCCGGGAAGACGACGCTGCTGCGTGCGCTCGCAGGTGAGATCCCGCCGCACGAGCGCCTGATCACCGTGGAGCGGGCGATGGAGCTCGGGCTGGACAAGTTCGAGGACGCCCACCCCAACGTCGTGGCCTTCGAGGAGCGGCTGCCCAACTCCGAGGGCCTCGGCGGGGTCACGATGGCCGAGCTGGTGCGGCGCTCGCTGCGGCAGAACCCCTCCCGCGTCATCGTCGGTGAGGTCCTCGGCGACGAGATCGTGACGATGCTCAACGCGATGAGCCAGGGCAACGACGGCTCGCTGTCGACGATCCACGCCAACTCCTCGCTCGAGGTGTTCAACCGCATCGCGACCTATGCCCTGCAGGCCAGCGAGCGCCTCCCGGTCGAGGCGACGCACATGCTGATCTCGGGCTCGATCAACTTCGTGGTCTTCCTCCGCAAGCGCAACGACTACCACGCCGGCGGCGGCATGAGCCGGGTCGTGGAGAGCATCCGCGAGGTGACCGGCGTCGACGGCCGCGTGCTGTCGAGCGAGGTCTTCACCGTCGGCCGCGACGGCCAGGCGGTGCCGCACGCCACGATCTCCTGCATCGACGACCTGGTCGAGCACGGCTACGAGTCCGACACCCTCGCGCGGTGGGGCTGA
- a CDS encoding type II secretion system F family protein: MTWALLTGALTGLGVYALVRVFLRPRPGVATMIARIEGGQRSMSTHTMTASEADGLSGHVQGAMNRLADRLEVMAVDRGWELGGIRTDLALMGRTRGSHLATKVAVGGLLFLLAPVVWSVLRISGMNLPTAVPAILALGLAAFGFFMPDLALKSEAATRRNDFRRTVGVFLDLVAMNLAGGRGLPEALLAAATVSDHWTLVRIRQALANARLYGTTPWVALGDLGRDIGLEELQDLAGALSLAADDGAKIRSSLSARAATMRRKELTAAEGAEGEKSQSMLVAQMLISTAFLIFLAYPAVSQLLAA, translated from the coding sequence GTGACCTGGGCCCTGCTCACCGGTGCGCTGACCGGACTCGGCGTCTACGCCCTGGTGCGGGTGTTCCTGCGCCCGCGTCCCGGCGTGGCCACGATGATCGCGCGCATCGAGGGCGGCCAGCGCTCGATGAGCACCCACACGATGACGGCGTCGGAGGCCGACGGGCTCTCCGGCCACGTGCAGGGGGCGATGAACCGCCTGGCCGACCGGCTCGAGGTGATGGCCGTCGACCGAGGCTGGGAGCTCGGCGGGATCCGCACCGACCTGGCGCTCATGGGGCGCACGCGCGGCTCGCACCTGGCCACCAAGGTGGCCGTCGGCGGCCTGCTGTTCCTGCTGGCGCCGGTGGTCTGGTCGGTGCTGCGGATCAGCGGGATGAACCTGCCGACCGCGGTGCCGGCGATCCTCGCGCTGGGCCTGGCGGCGTTCGGGTTCTTCATGCCCGACCTCGCGCTCAAGAGCGAGGCCGCCACCCGGCGCAACGACTTCCGCCGCACGGTCGGGGTCTTCCTCGACCTCGTCGCGATGAACCTCGCCGGGGGTCGCGGCCTCCCCGAGGCGCTGCTCGCCGCGGCGACGGTCAGCGACCACTGGACGCTGGTCCGCATCCGCCAGGCGCTGGCCAACGCCCGGCTCTACGGCACGACCCCGTGGGTGGCGCTGGGCGACCTCGGCCGCGACATCGGCCTCGAGGAGCTGCAGGACCTCGCCGGTGCGCTGTCCCTGGCCGCCGACGACGGCGCCAAGATCCGCAGCTCGCTCAGCGCCCGCGCCGCCACGATGCGCCGCAAGGAGCTGACCGCCGCCGAGGGCGCCGAGGGCGAGAAGTCCCAGTCGATGCTCGTGGCACAGATGCTCATCAGCACCGCGTTCCTGATCTTCCTGGCCTACCCCGCCGTGTCCCAGCTCCTGGCCGCCTGA
- a CDS encoding type II secretion system F family protein: protein MGLSMSDLLGGTTGALLAGAVLGLGLFVAVLAVVGLPQRPAGRPGRRRTSGGMQERTKRMVWGFGVGLVVLLGTGWIVAAVALGLLAAYWDRIAGSSAAEKRGITRLEALASWTESLRDTIAGAIGLEQAIPATAATAGSSIRPSLNLLVDRLRIREPLPAALMAFADDLDDSSADVVCASLILNARLRGPGLRDVLTALSASIREELDMRRRIEASRRSIRRSVRIVLLIVLGMMGGLTVFNRKYVAPYDSFGGQVTLAIVAMLFLGGLLWLRKLASPSKVDRFLVVDVVAADQIVGEAPSIRDRRTEVGA, encoded by the coding sequence GTGGGGCTGAGCATGTCCGACCTCCTCGGCGGCACGACGGGAGCGCTCCTCGCGGGAGCGGTCCTGGGGCTCGGCCTGTTCGTGGCGGTGCTCGCCGTCGTCGGGCTGCCGCAGCGCCCGGCCGGGCGACCGGGTCGGCGCCGCACGAGCGGCGGGATGCAGGAGCGCACCAAGCGGATGGTGTGGGGCTTCGGGGTGGGCCTGGTCGTCCTCCTCGGCACCGGCTGGATCGTGGCGGCGGTCGCGCTCGGCCTGCTGGCGGCGTACTGGGACCGCATCGCGGGCTCCTCGGCGGCCGAGAAGCGGGGCATCACCCGGCTCGAGGCCCTGGCCTCCTGGACCGAGTCGCTGCGCGACACCATCGCGGGCGCGATCGGCCTGGAGCAGGCGATCCCCGCGACCGCGGCGACCGCGGGGTCCTCGATCCGCCCGTCGCTCAACCTCCTCGTCGACCGCCTGCGCATCCGCGAGCCGCTCCCGGCCGCCCTCATGGCCTTCGCCGACGACCTCGACGACTCGAGCGCGGACGTGGTCTGCGCCTCGCTGATCCTCAACGCGCGGCTGCGCGGACCCGGCCTGCGCGACGTGCTGACCGCGCTGTCGGCCTCGATCCGCGAGGAGCTCGACATGCGCCGGCGCATCGAGGCGAGCCGGCGCAGCATCCGCCGCAGCGTGCGGATCGTCCTGCTGATCGTGCTGGGCATGATGGGTGGTCTCACCGTCTTCAACCGCAAGTACGTCGCGCCGTACGACTCCTTCGGTGGCCAGGTGACGCTCGCGATCGTGGCGATGCTGTTCCTCGGCGGCCTGCTGTGGCTGCGCAAGCTGGCCAGCCCGAGCAAGGTCGACCGCTTCCTCGTGGTCGACGTCGTCGCGGCCGACCAGATCGTCGGCGAGGCGCCGTCCATCCGTGACCGGCGGACGGAGGTCGGCGCGTGA
- a CDS encoding pilus assembly protein TadG-related protein: MRARDERGSLAPAVPIIAMFLLLMGGLVIDASRQLNARGEAVAFAEEAARAGAQGVDVAADQLELDPVLARERVDTYCARVEELGQVRTCRFLRIDRVSSTDSRRLVVVTQVTTQIQTTLLGLIGVRSLDATGDARARPYEGIDEAIEP, translated from the coding sequence GTGAGGGCGCGCGACGAGCGCGGGTCGCTCGCGCCGGCCGTCCCGATCATCGCGATGTTCCTGCTCCTCATGGGCGGGCTGGTCATCGACGCCTCGCGGCAGCTCAACGCCCGCGGCGAGGCGGTGGCGTTCGCCGAGGAGGCGGCCCGGGCGGGGGCGCAGGGGGTCGACGTCGCGGCCGACCAGCTCGAGCTCGACCCGGTGCTGGCCCGGGAGCGGGTCGACACCTACTGCGCGCGCGTCGAGGAGCTCGGCCAGGTGCGCACCTGCCGCTTCCTGCGAATCGACCGGGTCTCGAGCACCGACTCGCGCCGGCTCGTCGTGGTCACCCAGGTGACCACCCAGATCCAGACGACGCTGCTCGGGCTGATCGGCGTGCGGTCGCTGGACGCCACCGGCGACGCGCGGGCCCGCCCCTACGAGGGCATCGATGAGGCGATCGAGCCATGA
- a CDS encoding LysM peptidoglycan-binding domain-containing protein, protein MRTTAPDRPRGRTQVRPDTLPRGGAAPRRRTGTALLAVLGALLLVVGVPVGLVLGVGNPLPTTAPSTAWLTADLTPMLVIKVLAAVVWVAWAHFVVCFLTEWRAFRSGRVPRQVLLGGGSQSLARQLVASILLLAGGATLAGGVTALGADHEPARPSAPVVQVMDQQVVVDALGQAQAQVDADQAAHVDLAPGQHLKHYEVRPPQGRNHDTLWDIAERTMGDPFRYKEIFELNKDRLQPDGSRLTDADLIRPGWQLRLPGDAKGPGVRSTPAPTPDRGPGTTAATAGAEGGAAAQAGGSATQQASQPGGGSFVAPEQDRAGALGSLLLGGGLVLAGVARALTARRGPFGEPDPDALDVTRAAALRRSQLVDDALRGLAETRLAHSQRMPEVLFAYVDDRQVVLHLARSVPADEAPAAPWSVSEDGLSWTVHADEVTPPNQGAPAPYPCLVNVAESHGFDLLVDLEMAPGLVAIGGSAEIAREVVMAMALELATHAWADRVSVVMAGFGDELADLNRSGVRHVSGLDEALEEARRGRERVSRVAAELGVEGVLQGRQRGAASDAPPVVVFASGTPTAEQAREIAELSGNGRTAVSVVCVGDTPSARWRFVVDGAGAFDGGVLGVRGTARRLTGEGQARIHALLEEALRRRVEGEFEAGSVSPADVADDAAVRPVAPSPAPDDPGAGRSGSPVRIQLLGQVEVVAPGHLDPARREMLTELVVMAALHPEGLHEAVLVSGLWPRGAERDVVDARLADAQEWLGRDAEGRPRLSLDADGRWHLHPEVETDYAALSAAARAEGAGELAALLAGLRHGRGEAFSGVHYSWLTFAREARTCRMLVTSMARRAADLAVAAGRVEQAEEALVMGLRLVPTAEPLWRDRLRVLATHAPDRLDPAITEMYSVLDEHGVRHAPETDALVAELAPGSRGAIGG, encoded by the coding sequence ATGAGGACGACTGCACCGGACAGGCCCCGGGGCCGCACGCAGGTGCGACCCGACACGCTCCCGCGCGGAGGTGCCGCCCCCCGACGTCGCACCGGTACGGCGCTGCTCGCCGTCCTGGGCGCGCTCCTCCTGGTCGTCGGCGTGCCGGTCGGGCTGGTGCTCGGCGTCGGCAACCCGCTGCCCACCACGGCGCCCTCGACCGCGTGGCTGACCGCCGACCTGACACCGATGCTGGTGATCAAGGTGCTGGCCGCGGTCGTGTGGGTCGCGTGGGCCCACTTCGTCGTCTGCTTCCTCACCGAGTGGCGCGCCTTCCGGTCGGGCCGCGTGCCGCGCCAGGTGCTCCTCGGCGGGGGCTCCCAGAGCCTCGCGCGCCAGCTGGTCGCCAGCATCCTGCTCCTCGCCGGCGGCGCGACCCTGGCAGGCGGCGTGACCGCCCTGGGCGCCGACCACGAGCCGGCGCGCCCGAGCGCGCCGGTCGTGCAGGTGATGGACCAGCAGGTCGTCGTGGACGCGCTCGGCCAGGCGCAGGCCCAGGTCGACGCCGACCAGGCCGCGCACGTGGACCTCGCCCCCGGGCAGCACCTCAAGCACTACGAGGTCCGGCCGCCGCAGGGCCGCAACCACGACACCCTGTGGGACATCGCCGAGCGCACGATGGGCGACCCGTTCCGCTACAAGGAGATCTTCGAGCTCAACAAGGACCGGCTCCAGCCCGACGGCAGCCGCCTCACCGACGCCGACCTGATCCGTCCCGGCTGGCAGCTGCGCCTGCCCGGCGACGCCAAGGGCCCGGGGGTCCGCTCGACGCCCGCTCCCACGCCCGACCGCGGCCCTGGCACGACGGCGGCCACGGCCGGCGCCGAGGGCGGCGCGGCGGCGCAGGCCGGCGGCTCCGCCACGCAGCAGGCCAGCCAGCCGGGTGGCGGCTCCTTCGTCGCGCCCGAGCAGGACCGCGCCGGTGCGCTCGGGTCGCTGCTCCTCGGCGGCGGCCTGGTCCTGGCCGGCGTGGCCCGGGCGCTCACCGCGCGCCGCGGACCGTTCGGGGAGCCCGACCCCGACGCGCTCGACGTGACCCGGGCGGCCGCGCTGCGTCGCTCGCAGCTGGTCGACGACGCCCTGCGGGGGCTGGCCGAGACCCGTCTGGCCCACTCCCAGCGCATGCCCGAGGTGCTCTTCGCCTACGTCGACGACCGGCAGGTCGTGCTCCACCTGGCCCGCTCGGTGCCGGCCGACGAGGCCCCCGCGGCCCCGTGGTCGGTCTCCGAGGACGGCCTGTCGTGGACCGTCCACGCCGACGAGGTGACCCCGCCCAACCAGGGCGCCCCCGCGCCGTACCCCTGCCTGGTCAACGTCGCCGAGTCCCACGGCTTCGACCTCCTCGTCGACCTCGAGATGGCTCCCGGCCTCGTCGCCATCGGCGGCAGCGCCGAGATCGCACGCGAGGTCGTGATGGCCATGGCGCTCGAGCTCGCCACGCACGCCTGGGCCGACCGGGTCAGCGTCGTGATGGCCGGTTTCGGCGACGAGCTGGCCGACCTCAACCGCTCCGGCGTGCGCCACGTCAGCGGCCTCGACGAGGCGCTCGAGGAGGCCCGCCGCGGTCGCGAGCGGGTCAGCCGGGTCGCCGCCGAGCTCGGGGTCGAGGGCGTCCTGCAGGGACGTCAGCGCGGCGCCGCGTCGGACGCTCCTCCGGTGGTCGTCTTCGCCTCCGGCACCCCGACGGCCGAGCAGGCCCGCGAGATCGCCGAGCTCTCCGGCAACGGACGCACCGCGGTCTCGGTCGTCTGCGTCGGTGACACCCCCAGCGCCCGCTGGCGCTTCGTGGTCGACGGCGCCGGCGCCTTCGACGGCGGTGTCCTGGGCGTGCGTGGCACGGCCCGACGCCTCACCGGCGAGGGCCAGGCCCGGATCCACGCGCTCCTCGAGGAGGCGCTGCGGCGCCGTGTCGAGGGCGAGTTCGAGGCCGGCTCGGTCAGCCCCGCCGACGTCGCGGACGACGCCGCGGTGCGCCCCGTCGCCCCTTCCCCCGCCCCGGACGACCCCGGCGCGGGCCGCTCCGGCAGCCCCGTGCGCATCCAGCTGCTCGGGCAGGTCGAGGTCGTCGCACCCGGTCACCTCGACCCGGCCCGGCGCGAGATGCTGACCGAGCTCGTCGTCATGGCGGCGCTGCACCCCGAGGGCCTGCACGAGGCCGTGCTGGTCTCGGGCCTCTGGCCGCGCGGCGCCGAGCGCGACGTGGTCGACGCCCGGCTGGCCGACGCGCAGGAGTGGCTGGGCCGTGACGCCGAGGGCCGCCCGCGCCTGAGCCTCGACGCCGACGGGCGCTGGCACCTGCACCCCGAGGTCGAGACCGACTACGCCGCCCTGTCGGCGGCCGCACGCGCCGAGGGTGCGGGCGAGCTCGCCGCCCTGCTCGCCGGGCTGCGCCACGGGCGCGGCGAGGCGTTCTCCGGGGTGCACTACTCCTGGCTGACCTTCGCCCGTGAGGCGCGCACCTGCCGGATGCTCGTGACGTCGATGGCCCGCCGGGCCGCCGACCTCGCGGTCGCAGCGGGCCGGGTCGAGCAGGCCGAGGAGGCCCTGGTCATGGGCCTGCGGCTGGTGCCGACGGCCGAGCCGCTGTGGCGCGACCGCCTGCGGGTGCTCGCCACCCACGCGCCGGACCGGCTGGACCCGGCGATCACCGAGATGTACTCCGTGCTCGACGAGCACGGGGTCAGGCACGCTCCCGAAACCGACGCGCTGGTCGCAGAGCTGGCGCCGGGGTCACGAGGTGCCATCGGGGGCTGA